From the genome of Pueribacillus theae, one region includes:
- a CDS encoding sensor histidine kinase: MIKRQKVESLCHKHTNLTKEDIEKLYEVIKNLQIIADLSKANIFVDCPTIEGRHAIVVAEASPSTAKSVYKEPVVGKMAYEAFEPAVFFTLRTGKHMFLNRAITQEGKAVEQSVVPIKGLNDKVIGALIMEKDISEKLQYQNELKAFSKTTETLSEILIGLTENRPIIPEVMDEALFFVEPHNGNLLYYNPAAMNLVSEVCNLECKVDTLIKDYFHCVEDIIFAPEEVLMKEVIISKKVFEVKKLNLKKDGELNGILLIFRDLTELREKERELIVKSVAIREIHHRVKNNLQTVASLLRLQMKSVPVESKSYFLESLNRILSISSVYEIILSSSNVDEVDIYSLIKKIGDMLVYSEVNEDKSIGITYKGTKLLIHSQAAVTVALVINELIQNCIKHAFKGLQGGEIEVIFEHRNNIVQFQVNDNGIGYLPSSEPSIGLNIVKMLIEHDLSGQFEIERTDKGTSVHVKFLLDKED, from the coding sequence ATGATTAAGAGACAGAAAGTTGAATCATTGTGTCATAAACATACTAATTTGACTAAAGAAGACATAGAAAAACTTTATGAAGTGATAAAGAACTTACAAATAATTGCTGATTTATCTAAGGCGAATATTTTTGTTGACTGCCCTACTATAGAAGGAAGGCATGCAATTGTCGTTGCTGAAGCATCTCCAAGTACAGCAAAATCCGTTTATAAAGAGCCGGTTGTTGGAAAGATGGCCTACGAAGCATTTGAACCTGCGGTTTTTTTTACTTTAAGAACAGGAAAACATATGTTTTTAAATCGGGCAATCACACAGGAAGGCAAAGCAGTAGAGCAGAGTGTGGTACCTATCAAAGGATTGAATGATAAAGTCATCGGTGCACTGATTATGGAGAAAGATATAAGTGAAAAACTTCAGTATCAGAATGAATTAAAAGCATTTTCTAAAACAACAGAAACCTTAAGTGAAATCTTAATTGGTTTAACAGAAAATCGTCCAATTATTCCAGAAGTAATGGACGAAGCACTCTTTTTTGTCGAACCGCATAATGGAAACCTTCTTTATTATAATCCAGCTGCAATGAATCTGGTCAGTGAAGTTTGTAATTTAGAATGCAAAGTAGATACTTTAATTAAAGACTATTTTCATTGTGTAGAAGACATTATATTTGCTCCAGAAGAAGTGTTGATGAAGGAAGTCATTATTTCTAAAAAAGTTTTTGAAGTAAAAAAGTTAAACTTAAAAAAAGATGGAGAACTCAATGGTATTTTGCTAATATTTAGAGACTTAACAGAATTAAGAGAAAAAGAACGGGAGCTAATCGTAAAGTCGGTTGCGATTAGAGAAATTCATCATAGAGTAAAAAACAATCTACAGACAGTAGCAAGTTTATTACGCTTGCAAATGAAAAGTGTACCCGTTGAAAGTAAAAGTTACTTTCTAGAAAGTCTTAATCGTATTTTAAGTATTTCATCAGTTTACGAGATTATTTTATCTAGCTCGAATGTGGATGAAGTTGATATTTATAGTTTAATAAAAAAAATTGGAGATATGCTTGTATATAGTGAAGTCAATGAGGATAAAAGTATCGGAATCACTTATAAGGGAACGAAGTTGTTAATACATTCCCAAGCAGCTGTTACTGTGGCCTTAGTTATAAATGAATTAATTCAAAACTGTATTAAACATGCTTTTAAAGGATTGCAAGGTGGAGAAATTGAAGTAATTTTTGAGCATAGAAATAATATTGTTCAATTTCAAGTCAACGATAATGGAATAGGATATTTACCATCGTCGGAACCTTCAATAGGATTAAACATTGTAAAGATGTTGATTGAACATGATTTATCTGGTCAATTTGAAATCGAGCGAACAGATAAAGGTACTTCGGTTCATGTTAAATTTCTGTTGGATAAGGAGGACTAG